From the genome of Bradyrhizobium elkanii USDA 76, one region includes:
- a CDS encoding NADP-dependent isocitrate dehydrogenase codes for MAKIKVSNPVVELDGDEMTRIIWQYIKDKLINPFLDVELLYFDLGMEYRDETNDQVTIDAAEAIKKVGVGVKCATITPDEARVKEFGLKQMWKSPNGTIRNILGGCIFREPIICKNVPRLVPGWTKPIIIGRHAYGDQYRATDIKFPGKGTLSLKFVGEDGTVIEKEVFKAPGAGVAMEMYNLDDSITDFARASFNYGLMRNYPVYLSTKNTILKVYDGRFKDIFQDVFDREFKKEFDAKGLTYEHRLIDDMVASALKWSGGYVWACKNYDGDVQSDTVAQGYGSLGLMTSVLLTPDGKTVEAEAAHGTVTRHYREHQKGKETSTNSIASIFAWTRGLAHRAKLDNNEALAKFATTLEKVCVATVEEGYMTKDLALLVGADQRWLSTTGFLDKVSDNLVKAIAA; via the coding sequence ATGGCAAAAATCAAGGTATCCAACCCCGTCGTCGAGCTCGATGGCGACGAGATGACCCGGATCATCTGGCAGTACATCAAGGACAAGCTGATCAACCCGTTCCTGGATGTCGAACTGCTCTATTTCGATCTGGGCATGGAATACCGCGATGAGACCAACGACCAGGTGACCATCGACGCCGCCGAAGCCATCAAGAAGGTCGGCGTCGGCGTCAAATGCGCCACCATTACCCCCGACGAGGCCCGGGTGAAGGAGTTCGGCCTGAAGCAGATGTGGAAGTCGCCGAACGGCACCATCCGCAACATCCTCGGCGGCTGCATCTTCCGCGAGCCGATCATCTGCAAGAACGTGCCGCGCCTGGTTCCCGGCTGGACCAAGCCGATCATCATCGGCCGCCATGCCTATGGCGACCAGTACCGCGCCACCGACATCAAGTTCCCCGGCAAGGGCACGCTGTCGCTGAAGTTCGTCGGCGAGGACGGCACCGTGATCGAGAAGGAAGTGTTCAAGGCGCCCGGCGCCGGCGTCGCGATGGAGATGTACAATCTCGACGACTCCATCACCGATTTCGCCCGCGCCTCGTTCAACTACGGCCTGATGCGCAACTACCCGGTCTATCTGTCGACCAAGAACACGATTCTGAAGGTCTATGACGGCCGCTTCAAGGACATCTTCCAGGACGTCTTCGACCGCGAGTTCAAGAAGGAATTCGACGCCAAGGGCCTGACCTACGAGCACCGCCTGATCGACGACATGGTGGCCTCGGCGCTGAAATGGTCCGGCGGCTATGTCTGGGCCTGCAAGAACTATGACGGCGACGTGCAGTCCGACACCGTGGCCCAGGGCTACGGCTCGCTCGGCCTGATGACCTCGGTGCTGCTCACCCCGGACGGCAAGACCGTGGAAGCCGAGGCCGCCCACGGCACCGTGACCCGCCACTACCGCGAGCACCAGAAGGGCAAGGAGACCTCGACCAACTCGATCGCGTCGATCTTCGCCTGGACCCGTGGCCTCGCCCATCGCGCCAAGCTCGACAACAACGAGGCGCTGGCGAAGTTCGCCACCACCCTGGAGAAGGTCTGCGTCGCCACCGTCGAAGAGGGCTACATGACCAAGGACCTGGCGCTGCTGGTCGGCGCCGACCAGCGCTGGCTCTCGACCACCGGATTCCTCGACAAGGTGTCCGACAACCTCGTGAAGGCGATCGCGGCCTGA
- a CDS encoding alpha/beta hydrolase family protein, with protein MRGRWTLAILGLILIVAGGLLAHFTQTSGGIRIEDVRFKGAKGNTMSALLYIPPNATPQIPAPGILAVHGYINSRETQDGFAIEFARRGYVVLALDQTGHGYSDPPSFANGFGGPDGLAYLRSLQFVDKENIGLEGHSMGGWTVLAAAAAMPNDYKSMVLEGSSTGKPFAAEGTVSWPRNTALVFAQYEEFPDLMWSVQLARDVTKSPKLWALFGTQGAVEPGKVYGDPADGTARVLYTPALTHPAEHISHEAIGYSLDWFAKTLKGGTPRPVDDQIWFRKEIGTLIALVGFIALVIGTFDGLLEARMFSRLRLPAVADGTMPPHQAASGRRWTTAFILSAFIPALTYYPAFALGGTFVTPSAFLPQGITNQILVWAIINGLITLALMRFAPKRTSRTGLVGQSVVIALASVAVGYAALWLADLAFKIDFRFWIVALKLMSAKQFLIFLIYLIPFTAFFVVALHVLHRNFSTMDAPRGALYLTNILALTFGFIVLLVLQYGTLWLTGKLFNPVPDPGFVPLSTIVAIQFVPLLAIVAVIATFTWRRTGSSLPGALIAGLFVTWYIVAGTATQVAF; from the coding sequence ATGCGGGGCAGATGGACGCTGGCGATTTTGGGCCTGATCTTGATCGTGGCGGGGGGCCTGCTCGCCCACTTCACGCAGACCTCCGGCGGCATCCGGATCGAGGATGTGCGCTTCAAGGGCGCCAAGGGCAATACCATGAGCGCCCTGCTTTATATCCCACCAAATGCCACGCCGCAGATTCCGGCGCCCGGCATCCTCGCCGTCCACGGCTATATCAATTCGCGCGAGACCCAGGACGGCTTCGCCATCGAGTTCGCCCGCCGCGGCTACGTGGTGCTGGCGCTCGACCAGACCGGCCACGGCTATAGCGACCCGCCCTCCTTCGCCAACGGTTTTGGCGGACCTGACGGCCTTGCCTATCTGCGCAGCCTCCAATTCGTCGACAAGGAGAATATCGGGCTCGAGGGCCATTCGATGGGCGGCTGGACCGTGCTCGCCGCCGCGGCAGCAATGCCCAACGACTACAAGTCGATGGTGCTCGAGGGCTCGTCCACCGGCAAGCCATTCGCTGCCGAGGGCACCGTGAGCTGGCCGCGCAACACCGCGCTGGTGTTCGCGCAGTACGAGGAATTCCCCGACCTGATGTGGAGCGTCCAGCTCGCCCGCGACGTCACCAAGAGCCCAAAGCTCTGGGCGCTGTTCGGCACGCAAGGCGCGGTCGAGCCGGGCAAGGTCTATGGCGATCCGGCCGACGGCACCGCGCGGGTGCTGTACACCCCGGCGTTGACCCATCCGGCCGAGCACATCTCGCATGAGGCGATCGGCTACAGCCTCGACTGGTTCGCCAAGACATTGAAGGGCGGCACGCCGCGGCCGGTCGACGACCAGATCTGGTTCCGCAAGGAAATCGGCACGCTCATCGCCCTCGTCGGTTTCATCGCCCTGGTCATCGGGACGTTCGACGGTTTGCTGGAGGCCAGGATGTTCTCCCGCCTGCGGCTGCCGGCGGTTGCCGACGGCACCATGCCGCCACATCAGGCCGCGAGCGGCCGGCGCTGGACCACGGCGTTCATCCTGTCCGCCTTCATCCCGGCGCTGACCTATTACCCGGCCTTTGCGCTGGGCGGCACTTTCGTCACCCCGAGCGCGTTCCTGCCGCAGGGCATCACCAACCAGATCCTGGTCTGGGCCATCATCAACGGCCTGATCACGCTCGCCCTGATGCGGTTCGCCCCGAAGCGCACCAGCCGGACCGGCCTCGTCGGTCAATCCGTCGTGATCGCGCTGGCTTCGGTCGCGGTCGGCTACGCCGCGCTGTGGCTCGCCGATCTCGCCTTCAAGATCGACTTCCGCTTCTGGATCGTCGCACTCAAGTTGATGAGCGCGAAGCAATTCCTCATCTTCCTGATCTATCTGATTCCGTTCACGGCGTTTTTCGTCGTGGCGCTGCACGTGCTGCACCGGAATTTCTCGACCATGGATGCGCCGCGCGGGGCGCTGTACCTGACCAACATCCTGGCGCTGACGTTCGGTTTCATCGTGTTGCTGGTGCTGCAATACGGCACGCTGTGGCTGACGGGGAAGCTGTTCAACCCGGTCCCGGACCCCGGTTTCGTGCCGCTCTCGACCATCGTCGCGATCCAGTTCGTGCCGCTGCTCGCGATCGTCGCCGTGATCGCGACCTTCACCTGGCGGCGGACCGGATCGAGCCTGCCGGGGGCCCTGATCGCGGGCCTGTTCGTGACCTGGTACATCGTGGCCGGCACCGCGACGCAGGTCGCATTTTAG